One stretch of Nitrospirota bacterium DNA includes these proteins:
- a CDS encoding adenylate kinase, whose amino-acid sequence MRIVLLGAPGAGKGTQAKKLIEKYGMPQISTGDLLRAAVAAGTPLGKEAKSYMDKGELVPDSVVLGMVEERLKQDDCKKGYILDGFPRNTAQAEALDKMLASLNMSLTAALSVDVPFDDLMKRLTGRRTCKSCGQMYNVYFKAPAKEGVCDKCSGELFQRDDDKEATIKKRLEVYSAQTEPLIGYYKNKGILKSVSGTGSIDDIFKKVTETLGL is encoded by the coding sequence ATGAGAATCGTATTGCTTGGTGCACCGGGAGCTGGCAAAGGAACTCAGGCGAAGAAACTGATCGAAAAATATGGCATGCCGCAGATTTCCACGGGAGATCTTTTACGGGCCGCAGTTGCTGCGGGAACTCCCCTTGGCAAAGAGGCAAAATCATATATGGATAAAGGAGAGCTTGTGCCCGACAGCGTCGTTCTCGGCATGGTTGAAGAGAGGCTGAAGCAGGATGACTGCAAAAAAGGATATATCCTTGACGGGTTTCCGAGAAATACCGCGCAGGCAGAGGCACTTGATAAAATGCTTGCGTCACTGAACATGTCATTGACCGCCGCGCTCAGCGTCGATGTGCCTTTTGACGATCTTATGAAAAGGCTGACCGGCAGACGGACATGCAAGTCATGTGGCCAGATGTACAATGTATATTTCAAGGCTCCTGCAAAGGAAGGAGTCTGCGACAAGTGCAGCGGTGAACTGTTCCAGAGGGATGACGATAAGGAAGCAACGATCAAGAAAAGGCTTGAAGTATACAGTGCGCAGACGGAACCGCTCATCGGGTATTACAAAAATAAAGGCATTCTGAAATCGGTCAGCGGAACCGGTAGTATCGATGACATATTCAAGAAAGTTACCGAGACGTTAGGTCTATAA
- a CDS encoding XTP/dITP diphosphatase produces the protein MELVLATRNRKKIDEIVRITHNLGVRVLTLDDFPGCPEVEEDGTTFEENATKKAVTVAQFTGIASLADDSGLEVEALNGAPGVLSARYAGEEADDRKNVEALLREMQSLTNRKARFVCCMALAYPGGAIRIFNGYAEGTIGTEPRGSNGFGYDPVFYPAGYTITFAEMSGREKDSLSHRGMALEKLSQHINHMLKMK, from the coding sequence ATGGAATTAGTGCTTGCAACGAGAAACAGGAAGAAGATCGATGAGATAGTGCGAATTACCCATAACCTGGGGGTCAGGGTTCTTACCCTTGATGATTTCCCGGGATGCCCGGAAGTGGAGGAAGACGGGACAACATTTGAAGAAAATGCAACAAAAAAGGCGGTGACGGTAGCGCAATTTACCGGAATAGCGTCACTTGCGGATGATTCAGGTCTTGAGGTGGAAGCGCTGAACGGAGCTCCCGGCGTACTTTCAGCCAGGTATGCGGGCGAAGAGGCAGATGACAGGAAGAACGTCGAAGCACTGCTCAGGGAAATGCAATCCCTCACCAACAGAAAAGCGCGGTTTGTCTGCTGTATGGCCCTTGCATATCCAGGTGGTGCTATAAGAATTTTTAATGGATACGCTGAAGGTACCATAGGGACAGAGCCGAGAGGGAGCAATGGATTCGGATATGATCCTGTATTTTATCCCGCAGGGTACACAATAACTTTTGCCGAAATGAGTGGCCGTGAAAAAGACTCTCTCAGCCACAGGGGAATGGCGCTCGAAAAGCTTAGTCAGCATATTAACCATATGCTTAAAATGAAATAG